CAGCGGTTGCCTCGGCGGATGTCGCCACCTCAGTCGCCACACCGTCGTAGATCACCACGCGGCGGCCCTGATCGGCGGCTTCGACTGCCGCGCAGATCAGCCCTAACAACAGCGCAGACCATAAAAGTCTCAGCATAGATCGTCTCCTTGCTACCACTGGCGTGCGTTCACCGTTCCTGTGCGGGCTCGTAATGGCTGCGATCATACACAAAGGCGAGAGCCGAGGCAAGCAAGTCGATCATGGCCGGCGCGCTTTCAGAGAAACTCGGCGCGGCCTGCCGGATCGAGAAACTCGGCGCGCCGCCGCGTCGTAGACATCCCTGTGAGTCGATCTATGGTTGACCCTGAGGCTATCCGTTGTTAGACTCGACCGCAATTTACCGTTTCGATTCTGGAGGAGCCAACGTGAAACGCATCAAACTGACTTTGCTCGTTATCGCATTCGTTACCGTAGTGGCCATGGCCCAGACACCGCAGTCGTCGCCGCCGTCGCTCACGGACACTCGGTTTTCGGTCAACACCCTGCTGCGCGAAGACATCTTCGCCGGCTTTCTGACCGACGATATGGCACGCTTCGCCAGGGGCGAGAAGAACCTTGAAACGCTGCTCGTACAGCGCCCCGATGCCAAATCGACGCTGCTCGCCTGGAAGGCCGGCGCCGCCTATTACCGCGCCGTGCGCGCTTACGAAAATAATCAACGCGATGAGTTCGAGAAGACCTACCGCCAGACGCTCGACCTCCTGACACAGGCCCGCCAGGCCAACCCGCAGGACGGCGGCGTCTATGCCATCACAGGCGGCGTCAACGTGATCTTCGCCGACCGATTGCCGAAGGAGTACCGCGCGGCGGCGTGGTCGCAAGCCTACGACTCTTACCAGTTCCTCTGGAAATTCCAGGGCGGCGGCGTGGACAAGCTACCAGTGCATCTGCGCGGCGAGCTGCTCGGCGGGCTGGCAATGTCGGCGCAACGCACGGGGCACACGCAGGAGCTGGATCAGTACCTCGACAAGATCATTGCGGTGCTTGGCGGCACGCCTTACGAGTCGGTTGCCAAACAGTGGAAGAAGAGCCCCGAGGCGGCGGCTAAAGGCAGCATCACATGCCTGACCTGCCATGATGCGGGGCGACTGGCGGCTCGCCAGACCGCGCTCAGCCAGCAGTGAGACGCCGTTCCCGGAGCCCGGGAACGCCATTCAGCGCGCAGACTCCGCCATTGGTGGCGGAGTCTGCGCGCTTTCGTATAATGATCCAACTCGCGCTGCTCACCGTCTGCTGACGCAGGTGGCGGGCTTGTCATGCCTTCGTAAGGGTTGTTACCATCGCCAGCAGTGAGCGAGCAACCCACAGCGCCCGTCATCCCCGCCATTGTCGGCCCGACCGCTTCGGGCAAAAGCGATCTCGGCATCCGCCTGGCGCTCGCCTTCGACGGCGAGATCATCAATCTCGATTCGGTGCAGGTCTATCGCGGCATTCAGATCGCCACCGCCAAGGTGCCGCCCGATGAACGGCGTGGCGTACCGCATCACTTGATTGATGAGGTCGAGCCGACGGCCAACTTCACGGCAGGCGAGTACGGGCGGCTGGCTGCCGAGAAGATCGCCGAGATTGAATCGCGCCGCCGTATGCCGCTGTTGGTCGGCGGCACAGGCTTTTACCTGCGCGCCCTGGTCAGCCCCTTGTTTGAGAGTCCGCAGACCGATCTGCATTTGCGCGAGCGGCTCAGCCAGCGGCGCGACGAGCGTGGCGCGCAGTACCTTCATCGCTTGCTTAACCGCATAGACCCGCGCGCCGGCTCGCGCATCAGCCCGCGCGACTGGTCGCGCTCGATGCGCGCCCTGGAATTCTTCTTCCAGACCGGTCAGCGCATCTCTGACGAACAGCCCGACGCGCCGCCGCCACCCGAGTTTGCCGCGCGCATCCGCGTGCTGGCGCTCGGGCCGCCGCGTGAAGAGCTATACTCGCGCATCAACGCCCGCGCCGAAGCGATGTTCGAGCGTGGTCTGGTCGAAGAAGTGCAAGCGTTGATCGCTGAGGGCGTGCCGCCAACCGCGAAAGCCTTTCAAGCGCACGGCTATCGTCGCGTCGTCGAGCACCTGCTAGGCCGCCGCACCCGCGAAGACGCGCTTAATCAGATGAAGCTCGACACGCGGCATTATGCGAAGCGACAACTGTCGTGGTGGCGCGCCTGGCCCGACGTGAAATGGCTCCAGCACTTTGGCGAGGAAGACGCGGCCTTCAACGAAGCAAGCGATTACCTGCGCGAGCTGGAACAACAGGACTGAGAACGGCCTCCTACTCCCTGCCTACTGCCTACTGCCTACCTCTGCAATGATGGCTTCGATGGCCTGGTCGAGGTTGTAGGCTTCGAGGTCGGCGTGCTGGCGGGTCAACAGCCAGCGCAAGCCTTCGGCGGTATGCTGGCGAACGCGGTCGGGCTGGGCGTTGGCGCGCGCGGCATTATCAATGGCCTGCGCCAGCGCTTCGCTCAGGCCGACGATGAATTCATTGGCGCTGGCATTGCCGACGAAAACGATCTCGCCGGCCAGGTATTCAAACTCGCTGCCGAAGGGATCGAGGAAGGCGTAACGGTCGGCGACTTTCAACTGCCCGGCGCGCAGATGCATCGTGAAGCTGTCGCGGCTGCCGGCGGCGCGGATGGATTCTTCGACGGTGCGAACCATCTCGCCCATCAGCCGCTTGATCTCGGCGAAGGCGACCGCCTGGCTGCCGCGCTTGAGCAAGCCGGTGGCGCTCAGATCGTCCGGCATCAATAAGAGATCGTCGGTCGAACGTCGCGCCTCGTCACTGACGGCTGGCTTCGACGGCTCATCGCTCATTTCAAGCAAGGCGTCATTGCCGATTGCTCCGTATAACTCTTCTTCAGCTCCGGTTGCCGATGGCGACGCGGTGCCGTTGTTCGGCGGCTCGCCGAGCGAGCCGGTCAACTCGCGCAAGGCCGACGCCGCTTTGGGCGCGACTGGCACACCGCGCTCGGCTGGCAGGTCATCGGTCGTCGCCGTCGTTTCATCGAGCGATAATGACTGGAAGACGGCTTTGGCTTCTTTGACGACTTCGGATATGTCGCCCGGCGCGGCGGTCTGAGCTTCTTCCTCCGCCGCCTCAAGCGACTCGTCGTCTGCCGCTTCGGCGGAGCTGCGAAAATAAACGTCAAAGATGCCGCCTTGCGAACGGCCCTCTTCGAGCAACGCCGCGAGCGCCGCATTCTCTGCTGCCGTGGCGCTCTCGTAAGCCTCGCGCAGCGCGCCGTCGCTTGCCGTCAGCACGCGGCAGCGGTCGTCCTTGAACTGCACGAGCGCCGTCTGGCCGCCAGCCATAGTGAACTCGATGAACCACTGGCGGTCGCTTTCGCGCGACAGCTTGGTGACGACCTTTTCAAAATCAACGAACTCGGTGTTGAGCCGGGTGTAGAGCGCCTCGGCGGTCGCCCGCCCGCCAATCGCTTCAGCGTTTTCAGCCGAGTAACGATAGACCGAAACGCGCCCGCGCTCGCCGCGGGCCGCCGCGGCAATCTGCGCCACGGTCGCGCGCGCATACTCGTTTGCCGCTTCGGTGTCGTCGCGGCGGCGGGCAATCAGGCTCGCCGCAACGCGCCCGCGGGCAATGATGATATGCGCGTCCGCGTTGCGCAGCGTGACTTCGACCACTCCCGAAAAACCGCCGTCGCAGAGGTCGGCGATCAGGCGATCAACCAGTACATAGCTCGTCGCTAGATTTTCATGGAGGGCGGTGCCGCGCGGAATAAACATAACAGAAATCGTGGTCAGGAGTCAGGAGTCAGAAGACAGAATGGAAGAGGAAGTCGGCTTCGCCTCCGGTTCTTATTCTGACTCCTGACTTCTGACTCCTGACTTCTATTTCCTCATCGTGGTTTTGTATTTGCCTTTTTTGATGTCGCTGACGATCCGCGCGGCGTGGTTGCTGGCGATGAGCGGTTGCGTCGGGCTGGTGGCGACCTCTTGCAGCTTGGCCAGCAATCGCGCCGGCTCGGTGATACGTTGCAGCCGCAGATCATTATCGATAGCGTCGAGCAAGCGCGGCAGGTCGAGGGGCTGGTATTGTTCGCTGGTCTCGATGTCGAACAGGTGTATCTCTTCGGTGGCGATGCCGCGAAAGATCTCGGCCAGCTCTTTGATATCGTCGTTCTGCGTATAGTTGAAGCGCGCCTTGCGCTCGCGCCCGTTTTGCCGCAAGGCGAGCGTCATCCAGCCGAGGTGTGAAAAATCTTTGTCGGCCTGATAGTCGTCGCTCGCATCGATAAACCGCGTCACCTCGAACAACTGGCGAATGCGCGCCAGAGTCGCCGGCAGCAGCTTGAATTTGTGATCGAGCACGTCGTCAGATTCGCCGCGCTGAAAGCGCACCTCGCCCGTGCCATCCGCCGCCAGATCGATTTCCATCATCGGCACGTAAAAGCGTTTGTTCTCGAATTTGTAATAAACGCTCCAGCCCGGCTGCGCTGACCCCACAGGCGTCGGCGCAAGGCAAAAGGCAAAAGGCAAAAAGCAAAAGGTAAAAATGCAGGCCAACCGGTAGCGGCGTGCCGCATCGCTGACGAGAAGGCAGAGGGTGTCACTGTTCTGCAACTTTTGCCTTTTGCCTTTTGCCTTTTGCCTTTTGCCTTCTTGCATGGCTTTATTCAAACTTGACGGACACCAGTTTGGAAACGCCCGGCTCCTGCATGGTGACGCCGTAGAGGGCGCGCGCCGATTCCATCGTTCGCTTGTTGTGCGTGATGACCAGGAACTGTGTCGTCGCGCTCATCTCGGCGACCTTCGTCGAGAAGCGCCCGACGTTCACTTCATCGAGCGGCGCGTCGACCTCGTCGAGAATGCAGAAGGGCGACGGGCGATATTGGAAGATGGCCAGGACCAGCGAGATGGCCGCCATCGCTTTTTCGCCGCCCGACAGCAGCAGCACGTTCTGCAAGCGTTTGCCCGGCGGTTGCGCGATCAGATCGATGCCCGACTCCAGGACGTCTTCTTCATCGATCAAGATCATCTCGCCGCGCCCGCCGCCGAACAGCTCGACGAACATCTGCTGGAAGTTTTGATTGATGTGAGTAAAAGCATGGCGGAAGCGTTCGCGCGAGCGGCGCTTGATCTCGGTCAGCGCCTCTTCGGTCAGGCGGATCGATTCGAGAATGTCGGCGCGCTGCTCGCTCAGGAACTTGAATCGCGCTTCGGCCTCTTCCAGCTCTTCGAGCGCCATCATGTTGACCGGCCCCATGTCATCGAGCTTGACCCGCAACTCCGCCAGCCGGGCGCGCGCCGCTTCAACGTCAGTTGTCAGTTGCCAGTTGTCAGTTGCCGGTTGCGGATCGTCGCCAGTCTCTGCCGGAGCCACCGTATCTTCGCCGCTGTCAGTGCTGGACGCATCAGAGGAAGCGGTTTCTTCTTCTGACAACTGAGAACTGGCCGCCGATAACTGCCGGCCGGCGGCTTGCGCCAGCTCGACGCTCGTCACCACGTCGGCCAGCGGCATCGCCAGCTCCGCGAAGCAAGCGCGCGTCAGGTGCTCGGCCTCCGATTCGATGCGAGCGCGCTCGACTTCAAGTTGACCGCGGCGGTCGCGCACGCTGTCGGATTGTTGGCGCAAGTCGGCGAGCAAAGTCTCCAGCTCATCAACGCGGTTGCGCGCCGCGGCCATCTGCTCGCTCGCGGCATGAATCTTTTCGGCCAGCGCCTGACGCCG
The DNA window shown above is from Blastocatellia bacterium and carries:
- the miaA gene encoding tRNA (adenosine(37)-N6)-dimethylallyltransferase MiaA; its protein translation is MSEQPTAPVIPAIVGPTASGKSDLGIRLALAFDGEIINLDSVQVYRGIQIATAKVPPDERRGVPHHLIDEVEPTANFTAGEYGRLAAEKIAEIESRRRMPLLVGGTGFYLRALVSPLFESPQTDLHLRERLSQRRDERGAQYLHRLLNRIDPRAGSRISPRDWSRSMRALEFFFQTGQRISDEQPDAPPPPEFAARIRVLALGPPREELYSRINARAEAMFERGLVEEVQALIAEGVPPTAKAFQAHGYRRVVEHLLGRRTREDALNQMKLDTRHYAKRQLSWWRAWPDVKWLQHFGEEDAAFNEASDYLRELEQQD